From the genome of Agromyces intestinalis:
AGCGTCGCGTCGGTCGCCTCGAGACCGACCTTCTTCAGCGTGTCGTCGAAGACCACGCGGATCTCGGTGTCGCCCGCCACGGTCAGCGGGATGTTGTCGCCGCCGCCGTTCAGGCCGTACGCCTCATCCCAGGCGTCGTTCACCGCGACCTTGTACTCCCAGTCGCCGGCCGGAATCGTGAAGTCGGCGGCGTAGACACCCGGCGTCGCCGTCGGGGCGAGCTCGGTCGCCGCGCACTCAGGCTGCCAGTCGCCGGGGCATCCGAGCTCGGTCTGCAGGCTGCCGACGAGGGCGAAGGTGCGCGGCTCATCGGCTGCGGCCGCGCCGGGCCCCGCGATCACCGCGGCGCCGATGAGGGATGCCCCGAGGGCACCCGCCACGATCGTCGCCAACCATCTGCGCACCCTCGTGCTTCGCGTCATCCTCGACTCCTGCCCCTGACGACGGCGCGCCCGTGCGCCATCCGACTGGGGCGACGGTAGCAGCCGAGGCCGCCCGATTGCAAGCGCTTACATAGGTGCTGCCGCTCACCGACACGGATGCCACGGCGCGCGTCGCACCCTCATGCAAACGCTCTCACGTTCTCCTGCCCGCTCACCCCTCACGCCCTACACCCTCGCGCGGCCCGCACCCGCACCTCTACGCCGCACGTCCCACACCCCACACCCCACACCCCACACCCCACACCCCACACCCCACACCCCACACCCCACACCCCACACCCCACACCCCACACCCCACACCCCACACCCCACACCCCACACCCCACACCCCACACCCCACACCCCACACCCCACACCCCACACCCCACACCCCACACCCCACACCCCACCGTCGAGTGTTTCCGTTCGCGCACTCTGTTTCCACTCTCGGGGAAACAAAGTGCGCGAACGGAAACACTCGATGGATGCGCGGGGTACGGAGCGCGGGGGCCAGGCGGGCCGGGCCGGGGTGGGAGTGGGCGGGTGGGAGTGGGCGGGTGGGAGTGGGCGGGCAGCGCTCAGGCGGCCGCGATCAGCGCGAGCGCCACGCACAGCCCCACGACCGCGACCCCCTGCAACACGCTGCGCAGGACGATGATCGACTCCCAGCGCTCCTGCAGTGCACGGGCGTCGGCGGGCACCTCGTCGGCGAGCGCGGCCGCAGTGAGCCGCTTGTTGATCGGGGCCGAGATGCGCGCGAAGAGCATCAGCCACACCGCCAGCGAGACGACCACGATCGAGGCGACCACGGCGGCGGGCACCGATTGCGCGAGCACCGCGAGCCCGACCGTCGCGACGCTGAACACCACGCTCAGCACACCGACCACCGACAGCCGTCGGTCGCCATAGCGGTGCGATCGCCCGGTGAACTGCACGAGCGCACGGTCGTCGATCTCGGCGAACGCCGCTCGCGACACCAGGGCGGTGAGCGTATCGGTGCCGAAGATCACCGCGGTCGCGACGATCGCGATGGTGGCGGTGATGGTGTCGATCCAGAACATCTATGACTCCTCGGAATGTCTAGCGTTGCTAGTATTTTTCGCAATGCTAGCATGAGGCCATGGCCTCCACACCCCGCATGCAGGAATTGCGTTCCGAACGCTCACGCCGCGTCGTCGAGGCTGCGCGATCGATCGCCGAGGAGGAGGGGTGGCCGGCGGTCACCATCCGGCGGCTCGCCGAGGCCATCGGCTACAGCCAGCCAGTGCTCTACTCAGACTTCCCCGGCGGTCGCGACGAGATCGTCGGCGCCGTGATCATCGACGGGTCGCGCCGGCTGACCGCCGCGATCGCCGCGGCCGCCGAACGCGCGCCGGCCGATGGTCGGCTGCGTTCGCTCGTCGAGGCATACCTCGAGTTCGCCCGACGGAATCCCGCCGTCTCCGAGGCGATGTCGTCGATGTCGTCGACCGTCGCGTTCGCCTCCGACGACACGCCCGCCGAACTGCGAGCGGCGTTCGCCCTGCTGCACGGCGCGGTCTCTGGCCGCGACGACCGCGCGCGTTCCGTGCGGGCCGAGGTGCTCTGGGGCACGCTGCACGGCCTCAGCCGGCTCGAGGCGTCTCAGCGTCTCGACCCCGCACTCGACGTCGATCGCGTCGATGCGGTCGTCGCCCTTTTCGGCCCCGGGTGAGCCCCGTATTCGCGCAGGCGTGTCCCCACCCCCTCACCCCTCACCCCTCACCCCTCACCCCTCACCCCTCACCCCTCACCCCTCACCCTCGAATGTTTCCGCTCGCGCACTCCGTTTCCGCTCGTACGGAAACGCTCGGCGCGAGCGGAAACACTCGACGGCGCGGGGCCGGGGCGCCGGGGGGCCGGGGGGGGGGGGGAGAGACGGCCGCGACCAGCGAGCCAGGCACAGCCCCACTTCCGCGACCCCCGCGGCACCGTTTGGACGCGTTTCGGCGGGCCATCCGCCGCACCGCCGCCGAAACGCGTCCAAACGGCGAAGCCAGCGCGCGCGAGCGCGCGCGCGCGGCGCGCGCCGGCGCCCGGGCAGGAGGTCTACAGGCCGCTGTAGGCGTGCAGTCCCTTGAAGAAGAGGTTGACGATCGTGAAGTTGAACAGCACCGCGCTGAACCCGATGATCGCCAGCCACGCCGACCGCGAGCCGCGCCAGCCGCGCGTCGCCCGCGCGTGGATGTACCCGGCGTAGATCACCCAGATGATGAAGGTCCAGACTTCCTTCGTGTCCCAGCCCCAGTAGCGGCCCCAGGCCTTCTCGGCCCAGATCGCGCCCGCCATGAGCGTGAAGGTCCAGAGGATGAAGCCGATGATGTTGACCCGGTAGGCGAGGTTCTCGAGCGACACCGAGTTCGGCAGCGTCGCGAGGAACGACTTCGTGATCGCCTCGGCGCTCGCGACGAGCGACTCGCGCCTGGCCTGCATGAGCTGCACGGCCGACAGTGCGAAGCCGAGCGCGAAGAACCCGACCGACGAGGTCGCGACGAACACGTGGATGACGAGCCACACCGACTGCAAGGCGGGCGGAAGCGGTGCGACCTCGACGTAGAAGTTCACGGCGGCCACGCCGAGCAGCACGAGCACGAGCCCGGTCACGAAGGTGCCGAGGAACCGCAGGTCCTGCTTCGCGAACAGCAGCACGACCAGGTAGACGGTGGTGACCACGAGAGTGCCGGTCAAGGCGAACTCGTACATGTTCGCCCACGGCACCCGGCCGGCGGCCACGCCGCGCAGCACGTCGGCGGTCAGGTGCAGCGCCCACGCGAGCACGGTCATCGCGACGGCGACGCGCAGCGCCGGCGAACGGCCGTATTCGACCGAAGCGCCGGCCTCGAGCGCGCTGCGCCAGCGCGAACGGCGCGGGGCGGCAGCATCGGATGCCTCGCCGGTCGGCCCGTACGGGCTCGCCGACGCCGCACCGGCGCGAGCGGCCGCGACCTGAGCGGATGCGGCGGCCTGCAGCATGCCCACCGCGACCGGTGCCGCCGTGGCATCCGCATCGACCTCGTCCGCCGCGTTCGCCGCCGCGCCCGCCGCGACCCCGCGCTTGGCGAGGTCGATCGAGTACGCGATGAACGCGATGGCGTAGACCGCGAGCGCCGAGTACACGCAGAGGATCGAGATCTGGTCGGGACTGAAGCTCACGCGTCCACCTTACTTCCGGGAGTCGAGGGATCGTCAGCGCCGGATGCCTCGGCGGCCTGGGCCGCCCCGCCGTGCGCGTCGGCCAGCGCGCGCACCGCGTCGTCGAGCCCGGGATCGTCGCCGCGGGCGAGCCCCGCGTACTCGAGCACCACTCGGCCGTCGCGCCGGCGCACCGCCTTCACCCACATGCGTCGACGCGGCACGAACAGCGACACCAGCAGGCCGCCGATGATGAGGATCGCGAACACGAGCACCCAGCCCTGGGTCGGGTCGTGGTGGATGTCGAACGAGGCGAACCGCTTGACGCTGTGCGACAGGTCGCCGTCCGCCGTGCCCGCCGGCGATGCATCCTCGAGGGTGACCGTGCCTCGGCCGCCGGGCAGCTCCGCCGTCTCGCCGGGCTTCAGCTCGATCGAATCGACGCCCGTCGTGCCGCCGGTGAGCTGGGTCATGCCGCTCGGGTCGAGCGCGTACACCGACGTGGGCGTGCCGTCGTCGATGCCCAGGTCGCCCTCGTAGACGTTCAGCGTCAGCACCGGGTACACGAGGTCGGGGTAGGTCGAGGCGTACGCGCCCGTCGAGAGCACATCCTGCGTGGGATAGAAGAAGCCCACCATGCCCAGCTGCTCGTCGAGCCCGTCGGGAACCTTGATGACGCCGATCGAGGTCAGGTTCGCGTCCTGCGGCAGGAACGGCACCGAGTCGGTGAACACGACCTCGCCGTCGGGGTCGCGCACGGTGATGGTCGGCGCGTAGCCGTTGCCGAGCAGGTAGACGTCGGTGGCGTGCGTGCGCAGCGGCTCGTTGACCTTCACGGTCGCATCGGTCGACTCGCCGCCCTGGTCTTCGACGACGACGTGCGCGGTGAAGTCGATGGGCTGGCCGATCGCGTCGGCGTTCTGCGTCTCGTACACCGCGTCGAGCCCCTCG
Proteins encoded in this window:
- a CDS encoding TetR/AcrR family transcriptional regulator, producing MASTPRMQELRSERSRRVVEAARSIAEEEGWPAVTIRRLAEAIGYSQPVLYSDFPGGRDEIVGAVIIDGSRRLTAAIAAAAERAPADGRLRSLVEAYLEFARRNPAVSEAMSSMSSTVAFASDDTPAELRAAFALLHGAVSGRDDRARSVRAEVLWGTLHGLSRLEASQRLDPALDVDRVDAVVALFGPG
- the ccsB gene encoding c-type cytochrome biogenesis protein CcsB, producing MSFSPDQISILCVYSALAVYAIAFIAYSIDLAKRGVAAGAAANAADEVDADATAAPVAVGMLQAAASAQVAAARAGAASASPYGPTGEASDAAAPRRSRWRSALEAGASVEYGRSPALRVAVAMTVLAWALHLTADVLRGVAAGRVPWANMYEFALTGTLVVTTVYLVVLLFAKQDLRFLGTFVTGLVLVLLGVAAVNFYVEVAPLPPALQSVWLVIHVFVATSSVGFFALGFALSAVQLMQARRESLVASAEAITKSFLATLPNSVSLENLAYRVNIIGFILWTFTLMAGAIWAEKAWGRYWGWDTKEVWTFIIWVIYAGYIHARATRGWRGSRSAWLAIIGFSAVLFNFTIVNLFFKGLHAYSGL
- the resB gene encoding cytochrome c biogenesis protein ResB, whose product is MRPADHVDSAPEPDAEASGISQPKLGIVGWLRFAWRQLTSMRTALLLLLLLAIAAVPGSLVPQRSSDPNGVTQYFQDNPDLAPVLDSFQMFDVYTSAWFSAVYLLLFVSLIGCIIPRTKHHLEALRARPPRTPVRLSRLAGYTERELRADASNGSVESGAAGAADVASATVSDAAVEASIADAAARLKRAGYRVERYDLRGEASVSAERGYLRETGNLVFHTALLGVLATVAIGGGFGFAGQRVVVEGQAFVNTLGAFDSFNPGRFFDDTQLAPYRLALEGLDAVYETQNADAIGQPIDFTAHVVVEDQGGESTDATVKVNEPLRTHATDVYLLGNGYAPTITVRDPDGEVVFTDSVPFLPQDANLTSIGVIKVPDGLDEQLGMVGFFYPTQDVLSTGAYASTYPDLVYPVLTLNVYEGDLGIDDGTPTSVYALDPSGMTQLTGGTTGVDSIELKPGETAELPGGRGTVTLEDASPAGTADGDLSHSVKRFASFDIHHDPTQGWVLVFAILIIGGLLVSLFVPRRRMWVKAVRRRDGRVVLEYAGLARGDDPGLDDAVRALADAHGGAAQAAEASGADDPSTPGSKVDA
- a CDS encoding DUF1772 domain-containing protein codes for the protein MFWIDTITATIAIVATAVIFGTDTLTALVSRAAFAEIDDRALVQFTGRSHRYGDRRLSVVGVLSVVFSVATVGLAVLAQSVPAAVVASIVVVSLAVWLMLFARISAPINKRLTAAALADEVPADARALQERWESIIVLRSVLQGVAVVGLCVALALIAAA